In Sphingomonas profundi, the sequence TCCTTCGGGCAGTGCTCGGCTCCTCTCCGGGACGGGCGGACGCGGGATGATTAGACGAAACGCTGTCGAATGTGCTTCGTCATTCGACCGCTTTAGGCGTAAGGTTGGCAGCGATGACGCATCCGACCAAAGATCCTTCGCTCGACGACGCCGATCTCCGAATTCTCCGCATAGTGCAGGCGGACGGGCGAATCACCAACCAGGCGCTGGCGGCGGCGGCCGGCATGTCGCCGGCGAGCTGCTTCGAGCGGGTGAAGCGGCTGCGCGCCGCCGGCGTGATCGAGCGGTTCGCCGCGCTGCTCGCGCCCGATCGCCTCGGCCTGTCGCTGCTGGTGTTCATCGAGGTGCTGCTGGACCGCACGACCGACGACGTGTTCGCCGCCTTCGCCGCGCACGTCCGCTCCGTGCCGGAGGTGCTGGAGTGTCACATGGTGGCCGGCGGCTTCGACTATCTGCTGAAGGTGCGGGTATCGGACATGGCGGCCTATCGCGCGTTCCTGGGCGGCATCCTGGCGGCGATGCCGGGCGTGCGCGAGACGCGGACCTACGCCGTGCTGGAAGAGGTGAAATCGACGACGCACCTGCCGATCTGATCTGCTACAGCCGGTGGCGAAAGGGGCCGGGGCATGGACGTGACGACATGGTGGATCTTCGCCTGCGCCACCGCGCTGATCGCGGCGACGCCGGGGCCGAACATGCTCCACATCATGACGCGCAGCGTGCGCTTCGGCTTTCGCGCCAGCACCGTGGCGATGGCCGGCTGCCTCTCCGCCGTGCTGCTGTGCGTCACCGCTTCCTCGCTGGGGCTGGGCGCGCTGCTGATGACGTCGCGCGGGCTGTTCGAGGTGCTGCGCTACATCGGCGTCGCCTATCTGCTGTGGCTCGCCTGGAAGAGCTGGACGGCGGAGGATGCGGCGGTGGACGGCGCGCCGACCGTGGCGGCCACGCGGCCGCTGCCGCCGCTGGTGATGTACCGCACCGCCTTGTTCACCGGCCTGAGCAACCCCAAGCTGATCGTGTTCGCCGCCGCCTTCTTCCCGCAGTTCATCCATGCCGACCGGCCGTGGGGGCCGCAGTTCGCGATCCTGGTCGCCACCTTCGCCACCATCGAGGTGTGCTGCTACCTGGCCTATGCGGCCGGCGGGCGGCGGCTGGCGGCCTATCTCTCCAGCGTGTCGCGGCGGCGACTGTTCAACCGGCTGACCGGCGGGCTGTTCGGCCTGTTCGGCATCGGCCTGTTCGCCTATCGCGCCTGACCGCGGATCGATCTGGCGAAGGCGGCGTTCCGGCGCCATTGACCCCGGGGGCGGAGCGATAATGAGCGACGGAATGCTGCAGCCGGCCGATTTCCGCACGCCGGCGATCCTGCTCTCGGGCACGGTCGACTACGACATGTACAGGGAGTTTCGCCGCCAGTTCGATGCGGCGGCCGAATCCGGCCTGGTCGTGATCGAGCTGACGACGCTGGGCGGCGATCCGGAAGTGGCGCGCATGATGGGGGAGGATGTGCGCTTCCACAGCGATCTCGCGCCCGAGCGGCGCATCGTGTTCCTCGGCAAGGCGGCGATCTACTCGGCCGGCACCACCTTCATGAGCTTCTTCGCGCGCGGCAACCGCTATCTGACGCGCGGCACCCGCCTGATGATCCACGAGCGCAAGCTGAAGAAGGACCTGCATGTGGAGGGGCCGCTGACGAGCTGCATCGCCGGCGTGACGGCGCTGCTGCACGAGATCGAGAGCTCGATCGCGATCCAGAACGAGGGCTTCGCCAGCCTGATCCTGGGATCGCGCGTGACGATGGAGGAGGTGCTGCGGAAGGCGCCGTACAACTGGTATATCGAGGCGGACGAGGCCGTCTCGCTCGGGCTGGTCGAGGCGGTGCTCTGATCGCATCCATCCGGCGGATTCATCCGGGATTCACCTTGAGGCGGGACAAGTCGGGGGCGCGACGGGGATCGGCCCGCCGCGCCGGGGGACCGCACCGATGACCATCAACACGGGCCGCGCGGGGGCGGCGCTGATCGGCATGGCGCTGGCCCTGGCCGGCTGCGTCTCGCCCTCCGCACCGGCGCCCGCGCCGCCGCCGCCGGTGCGCGTCGTGCAGCCGCAGCGGGTGCCGCCGGGCGCCACGCCGCGCCCGCCGGCGATGCTGCTGTCGGAGATAGAGCGGCTGGGCCGCGGCTTCGACGGCGTCGTCGGCATCGCCGTGCGGGACGTGCAGGCGGGCTGGAGCGTATCGTGGAACGGCACCGGCCGCTTCCCCCAGCAGAGCGTGAGCAAATTGTGGGTGGCGCTGACCCTGCTGGACGCCGCCGACCATGGCGTGCTGCGGCTGGACGACCCGATCACGGTGCGGCGGACGGACCTGACGCTGTTCCACCAGCCCGTGCGCGCGATGATGGGGCCGGACGGCTTCACCACCAGCATCCGCAACCTGCTGACCATCGCCATGACGCAGAGCGACAACACCGCCAACGACGTGCTGCTGAAGCGGGTGGGCGGGCCGGGCGCGGTGCGCGCGTTCTTCACCCGCGCGGCCCTGCCCGGCATCGCCTTCGGCCCGGGCGAGACGCTGCTGCAGAGCCGCATCGCCGGCATGGAGTGGAAGCCCGAATATGCCGGCGGGCAGGGCTGGCTGGTCGCCCGCGCCGCCCTGTCGCTGGAAACGCGGCGCGCGGCGATGGAACGCTACCTCGCCGATCCGATGGACGGCGCCCAGCCGGAGGCGATCGCCGCCGCGCTGGCCCGGCTGCGCAAGGGCGATCTGCTCTCGCCGTCGTCCACGCAGACGCTGCTGTCGATCATGGCATCGAGCAAGACCGGGCCGCAGCGGCTGAAGGGCGGACTTACCGAGGACTGGGCCTTCGCCCACAAGACCGGCACCGGGCAGGAGCTCGGCAGCCTTGCCACGGGCTACAACGATGTCGGCCTGCTGACCGCGCCGGACGGGCGCACCTTTGCCGTGGCGGTGATGATCGCCAGCACCCGCCAGCCCATTCCGGTGCGGATGCGGATGATGCAGGGGGTGACGCGGGCGGTGATCGCCTTTGCCGGCGCGCGGTCGGAATAGGCGACGGCCGGGGGGCTACTGGCCGAAGCCGGTCTCGCCCGCCTGCGCCACGGCCTCGCGCGCGGCGGCCAGCAGCGCCCCCGATTTCGCCTCGCACTCGCGCTGTTCCGCCTCCGGATCGCTGTCCGCGACGATGCCGGCGCCGGCCTGCACGTGCATCACGCCATCCTTCACCACCGCCGTGCGCAGGACGATGCAGGAATCCATCGATCCGTCCGGCGAGAAATAGCCGACGCCGCCGGCGTATGGCCCGCGCGTCTCCGGCTCCAACTCGGCGACGATCTCGCACGCGCGGACCTTGGGCGCGCCGGAGACGGTGCCGGCGGGGAAGCCGGCGAACAGGGCGTCCAGCGCATCCTTGTCCGGCGCCAGGCGGCCGACCACGTTCGACACGATGTGCATGACGTGACTGTATTTCTCGACCGTGTAGCTGTCCGTCACCGTCACCGTGCCGGCGGCGGCGACCCGGCCGACATCGTTGCGGCCGAGATCGAGCAGCATCAGATGCTCGGCCTGCTCCTTGGGATCGGCGAGCAGGGCGTCGCGATGGGCGTTGTCCTCCGCCGCGGTGCGGCCGCGCGGGCGCGTGCCGGCGATCGGCCGGATCGTCACCTCGCCGTCTCGCGCGCGGACGAGGATTTCCGGCGACGACCCGATCAGCGCGAAGCCCGGCAGATCGAGATAATAGAGGAAGGGCGACGGGTTGATCCGCCGGAGCGCGCGGTAGAGATCGAACGGCGGCAGCGGGAAGGGCGTGGAGAAACGCTGCGCCAGCACGACCTGGAAGATGTCGCCGGCGGCGATATAGTCCTTCGCCGCCAGCACCATCTCGCGATAGCGGCCCGGCGGCAGCGCCGGCCGGGGCTCGGGCGGGGCAAGGGCGGCGCCGCCGCGCGACCGCGCCGGCAGGGGGGCGGCGAGGCGGGCGGCGGCGGCCTCGATCCGCTCCAGCGCGCCGGCCACGGCGGCATCGGCATCGTCGGCGGACCACAGGGGGGCGATGAGGAACAGCGCATCCGCCAGCCGATCGAAGACGAGGATCAGGGTGGGGCGCACGAACAGCATGTCCGGCAAATCGAGCGGGTTGGGCGCGGGGCGGGGCAGCGCCTCGACCAGGCCGACCGTCTCATAGGCGAAATAGCCGACGAGGCAGGCGAGGGTGGGGGGCAGCCCCGCCGGCACGTCCATCCGGCACGCGCGGACGAGCGCGCGCATCGCGGCGAGCGCATCCTGCCCGCAGGGTTCGAAGGCGTCGCGATCGGTGAGCCAGCGGCGGTTGATCGCGGCGGCGGCGCCCTCCGCCCGGAAGACGAGATCGGGAGCGAGGCCGAGCAGGGTGTAGCGACCGCGCGCGGTGCCGCCCTCGACCGATTCGAGCAGGAAATCGCCGCGCCCGGGCTCGATCAGCCGCAGCGCCGCGCCCACCGGCGTGTCCACGTCGGCGATCTGCCGGCGCCACACGAGCGCCGGCCGGCCTTCGCGCAGCGCGGCGGCGGCGGCGCGATCGTCGTCGGCGGCGGCCTCATCCGCCCTGTGCGTCACCGCCCGGCGCTCACTGCTCGGCGGTGCCGCCGCCGAGCAGTTCGGCGCGCAGGCGCGCGATGGCCTTGTCGTCGCGGGTGACGCCGACTTCCTTGGCGGCGGCGTTGGCGAACTGCTCGATATACTCCTCGCCCGTCACCCGGTTGAACTGGTTGCGGGTGGCGTCGATCAGGCTCGGCTGGGTGCGCGCGTCGCCGGGCGTGACGGTATCGAGGTGGACGACGAACCAGCCGGCCGCCTGCGGCGCGGCGAGCAGCTTGGTATCGCCCTGCCGCATGCTGAACATCAGCGCCAGCGGCGGCGGCACCTGGCGATCCGCCTGCGCCAGATCCGCCTGTCGCGCGCGCGCCGGCTGCGGTGCCGGCAGCTTCACGCCGGCCGCGGCGAAGGCCTGCGCCATCGGCGTGCCGGCCTTCACCTTGGCGATGATCGCCTCCGCCACCGCCTTGGCGCGCACCGCCGCATGCGCCTTGGTGAGGCCGTCGACGATCTGCGGGCGCACCTGGGCGAGCGGCGCCGGCGCCGCCGGCACCACCTGCGCGACCTTCACGAGCGCGTACCGCTCCCCCTTGCCGATCGTCGCGACGATCGGATCGTCATCGGCGGTCGCATCCGTCACCTGGCCCACCAGCAGCGGCAGCTCGGGCGGGGTCCGCCAGTCGGCCACGCCTGGCGCCAGGCCGTTCGCCAGCACCGGCGGCGTCGTCACGGCAGTCAGCTTCTGCGCCTTGACCACGTCGTCGAAGCTGGCGCCGCCGGAGATCGCGTCCTCCATCGCCGCCACGCGCGCGGCGAGCCGCTCGTCCGCCTTCTGCTTCGTCAGGCTCGCGGCGATCTCCCCGCGCACCGCTTCCAGCGGGCGGGCCGCGACCGGCTTCACCGCGTCCACCTTGATCACGTAGAAGCCCAGCGCCGCCTTCACCGGCTGCGTCACCTGCCCGGCCGGGGCGGCGAAGGCGGCGGCGGCCACGGCAGGCGATGCCTGGGCGGCCAGCTTGTCCCGCGCGATCTCGCCGAGTGCCGTGTCGGCGGCGGTGAAGCCGGCGGCTTTGGCGGCATCGGTGAAGCTGGTGCCGCCGCGCACCTTGGCGACGAAGGCGTTGGCGGCGGTCTGATCCGGCAGGATGATCTGCTGCAGGGTGCGGGCCTCACGCGCGCCGTAGACGGACGCGTTCGCCTTGTAGAAGGCGGCGACCTCCGCCTCGGTCGGCGCGACGCCCTCGTCCCGCCCGAAGATCGCGTAGCGGATCGCGCGGCGTTCCGGGATGGCGTACCGGCCGCTGTTCTTGGCGTAGAAGGCGGCGACCTCCGCCTCCGTCGGCGGCGGGCCGGCGGGCAGCGCCTCGCTCGGCACCACGCCGATGCTGCCGGCGCGCGCTTCCAGCAGCAGCGAGGCATAGGGCGTGACGATGCCGAGCGGCACCTTCGCCGCGCCCGCGACCGGGATCAGCAGCTGCTTGCGGATCGCGTCGCCGGCCAGCTCCGTACGCAGCATCGCCTCCGTCATGCGCTGCTGGTTCAGCACCTGGCGCATGATGTTGGCGTCGAACTTGCCGGTCGGCCCGTTGAACGCGCCGATGCTGGCGATCTCGCCATCGACGAGCTTGGGGCTGACGGCGAGGCCCTGGGCGCGCGCCCAGATCTCCATCGCGCGGGCGGCGACATACTGGCCGATCGTCTGATCGAGCCCGCCCTCGTTGACGAAGCGGGTCATGTCCAGCGACTGATCCTGCTGGCGCGCCTGGGCGAGGCCGTTCTGCGCGCGGCGGCGGATGTCGCCCGCGCCGATCCGCTCGCTTCCCACCTTGGCGATGCTCTCGCCGCCGCCGGAAGGTGCGGCGCCCCTGCCGCCGGGGCCGGCCACGCCGGTGACGATGAAGGCGATCATGACGAGGCCCAGCAGCCCCAGCACCAGCCAGGAGGACAGCGCCTTGCGGAAGAAAGTGATCATCGGCCATCCGTTGCGAAGCAATCGCGCCGCCATAGAGAGGCGGGAGCGGGGCGACAAGCGGCGCGCGCCTTGCTACGGGCCGGGTTTTCTGGGCAACGGGCTTTCAGGGCAAGGGACAAGGGATCGTCTGGCGATGGCATTGCGCAAGCTGGTGGCGGGCAACTGGAAGATGAACGGATCGCAGGCCGCGCTGGCGGAGCTGGACGCGATCCTGGCGGCGGCGGACGCGCACACCACGCTGGACGTGGCGATCTGCCCGCCCTTCACCCTGATCGCGCCGGCCGCCGCACGCGTGCCCGGCCTCGCCATCGGCGCGCAGGATGTCCACATGGCGCAGAAGGGCGCGCATACCGGCTGCGTCTCTGCCGCGATGCTGGTGGAGGCGGGCGCGAGCCTGGCCATCGTCGGCCACAGCGAGCGGCGCGCCGACAATCACGAGACCGACGCGGAGGTGCAGGCCAAGGCATCGGCCGCGATCGCCGCCGGCCTCACCGCGATCCTGTGCGTCGGCGAGACGGAGGCCGAGCGCGACGCCGGCCACGCGCTCGCCGTGGTGGCGGGCCAGCTCGACGGATCGGTGCCGCGCGAGGGCACCGGCGACACCCTGGTGATCGCCTACGAGCCGGTGTGGGCGATCGGCACCGGCCGCACGCCTTCCGTGGCCGACGTGGCCGAGATGCACGCGGCGATCCGCGCCAAGCTGGACCAGCTGCTGGACGACGAGGGGCCGAAGGTGCGCATCCTCTACGGCGGATCGGTGAAGCCGGAAAATGCGGCGGAGCTGATGGCGGTGGCCGAGGTGGACGGCGCGCTGGTGGGCGGCGCGAGCCTGACGGCGGCGCAGTTCGTGCCGATCATCGCCGGCGCCGCCGCCGCGTGAGGGCGTGGATCGCCGCGGTGGCGCTGGCGCTGCTGCCGGCCGCCGCGCCAGCAGCAGCGCCGCCGCGCGCGCCGACCGCGCTGGATCGGATCGCCGAGGACTATGTCCACCTGACCCTGGAGATGGGCGAGCGCGAGCCCGGCTATGTCGACGCCTATTACGGGCCGAAGGCGTGGGCCGAGGCGGCGAAGGCGCATCCGCGCGCGGTGGCGACGCTGGCGGCCGATGCCGCCGCCCTCGGCCGCCGGCTGGGGCAGGTGGATCGCGCGACGCTGGCGCCGATCGATCGCCGCCGCGCCGCCTTCCTGGCCGCGCAGCTGACCGCCGCGCGCACGCGGATGGCGATGGCCGGCGGCGCGAAGCTGCCGTTCGTCGACGAGGCGGAGGGGCTGTTCGCGGTGCGGCCGGCGCTGAAGCCGCTCTCCGCCTTCGATCCGGTGCTCGCCCGGATCGCGTCGATCGTGCCGGGCGACGGGCCGCTGGCCGAGCGGGTGGACGCGTTCAACGCGCGCTACACGATCCCGCCCGCACGGATCGAGCCGGTGATGCGCGCCGCCATCGCCGAGTGCCGCGCCCGCACCCTGCGCCACATCGCCCTGCCGCCGGCCGAGACCTTCCGGCTGGAGCTGGTGAAGAACAAGCCGTGGAGCGGCTACAACTGGTATGAGGGCCGGGCCACGAGCCTGATCCAGATCAACACCGATCTGCCGATCCCCATCGGCCGGGCGATCGATCTGGGCTGCCACGAGGGCTATCCGGGCCACCACGCGCTCAACATGCTGCTGGAACGGGATCTGGCGGTGGGCAGGGGCTGGATCGAGTTCACCGTCTATCCGCTGTTCAGCCCGCAGTCGCTGATCGCGGAAGGATCGGCCAATTACGGCATCGACCTGGCCTTCCCCGGCGACGAGGCGGAGGCGTTCGAGGCGCGGACGCTCTATCCGCTCGCCGGGCTCGATCCGCGCGCGGCGCCCGCCTACGATGCGCTGCGCAAGGCAATGAAGGAACTCGCCGGTGCGCGCATGACGATCGCGCAGATGTATCTGGATGGCCGCATCGATCGCGAGAAGGCGATCGCGCTGACCCGCACCTACGGTCTCGTCTCGCGCGCCAAGGCGGAGCAGGGCATCCGCTTCGACGATACCTACCGCAGCTACGTGATAAACTACGGACTGGGGCAGGAGATGGTGCGCGCGCATGTCGAGGCGGCCGGCGCGGATGCGGCGGCGCGCTGGCGGGCGATGGCGCGGGTGATCTCGGAGCCGACGCTGCCGGCGGATCTGACGGGCGCGCGGTAGCGCCGGGCGCCTGCCGTCGGGCCGGTTGAACGGCTGGCGCTTAGCCTGTAGAGGCGCGAGACAAAGGCCCGGCCGCTGCCCGGGCGGCGGGGCACGGCGGCCATCCGGCGGTTCCGCACCGATCAAGATTCGAGAAAAGAGACGCCATGTTCACCTTCCTCCTCGTCGTGCATGCGATCATCGCGGCAGCCCTGGTCGCCGTGATCCTGATGCAGCGATCGGAGGGTGGCGGGCTCGGCATGGGGGGCAGCCCCTCCGGCCTGATGAGCGCGCGCGGCGCCGCCGACTTCCTGACGCGGGCGACGACGATCCTCGCCTCCGCCTTCATCCTGCTCTCGATCGGCCTGGCGGCGCTCGCCACCTTCCAGCGCGGCCCGCGCGAGATCGACACCTCGCTCGCCCGCCCGACGGCGCCGAGCCTGCCTGCCACCAGCGTGCCGCTGGCCGCCGATCCGCTGAGCGCCGCCGCGGCCGGCGCCGCCGCCAACGGCCCGTCGAGCGGCACCGGCGCGATCGTGCCGGCGACGCCGGGCACCGCCGGCCCGGCCACCGCGCCGGCCCAGGTGGCGCCCGTTACGACGCGCGCCGGGGAGCCGGCCGCGACCCGCGAGACGCCTGCGGCCCGCGAGACGACCGCCAAGCCGCGCGCCGAGACGCCGAAGGCCGAGACGAGGACGGCGCCCGCCAGGCCGGCCGCCGCCGCCGCGGAGCCGGTGACGATCACGCCGCCCGCGCCCGTGACGACGCCGACGCAGACGCCCTCCGGACAATGACCTGATCCGCCGGCCCTCGGAGGAGGGCCGGCTGTAGAGCCGAGGGCGCCCCGGCCCTTATCGTCGTCGCTGCGGCGAGGGTTGGAGCCACTCTCTCAAACGGCTGCGGCGGTGAGAGCGATGGATCGCAGCCCCTGCTGGAACGACGAGGAGATTAGCGGGCCGTTCCTCGCGGCGGGGGCTCAGCCTCGCGCAGCCGCGCCCCGACGGGTTCGCCTCGCGGTCCTCGCCTTCACTCTCGGCGATCGCCCCCGGCGCCTTTCTCCGTTCATCCCACTTCGATCGTGCGCGCCCTTGCGGGTGTCGCCGATCCCCGGCTAGGGCTCTCCTCCCATGACGCGGTTCATCTTCATCACCGGCGGCGTGGTCTCCTCGCTCGGCAAGGGCCTCATGGCGGCCAGCCTCGCCGCTCTCCTCCAGGCGCGCGGCTATAGGGTCCGCATCCGCAAGTTCGATCCGTACCTCAACGTCGATCCCGGCACGATGTCGCCCTACCAGCATGGCGAGGTGTTCGTGACCGACGACGGGGCCGAGACCGATCTCGACCTCGGCCATTACGAGCGGTTCACCGGCGTGCCGGGCCGCCAGAGCGACAACGTCACGTCCGGCCGCATCTACCAGACGATCATCGCCAAGGAGCGGCGCGGCGACTATCTGGGCGCCACGGTGCAGGTGATCCCGCACGTGACGGACGCGATCAAGCAGTTCGCCCGCGCCGATACCGACGATCTCGATTTCGTGCTGTGCGAGATCGGCGGCACCGTGGGCGACATCGAATCGCTGCCGTTCATGGAGGCGATCCGCCAGTTGCGGAACGATCTGGGCCGCAACGCCAGCGTGTTCGTGCACCTCACCCTGGTGCCCTATATCGCGGCGGCGGGCGAGCTGAAGACCAAGCCGACCCAGCACAGCGTGCGCGACCTGACAGCGCTGGGCATCCAGCCCGACGTGCTCGTCTGCCGCTGCGACCGGCCGCTGCCGGAGGGCGAGCGCGCGAAGATCGCCCTGTTCTGCAACGTGCGCAAGGAGGCGGTGATCCCCGCGCTGGACGCGCGGACGATCTACGGCGTGCCGCTGCAATATCATGCCGAGGGACTGGACGCGGCGGTGCTGGACGCCTTCTCCATTCCGCCCGGCCCCAGCCCGGACCTGCGGCGGTGGGACGACATACTCGACCGGCTCGGCAATCCCGAGGGCGAGGTGACGGTGGGTGTCGTCGGCAAATATACCGGGCTGCTGGACGCCTACAAGTCGCTGCACGAGGCACTGGTGCACGGCGGCATCGCCAACCGGGTGAAGGTGAACATCCGCTGGCTGGATGCCGAGCTGTTCGAATCGGACGAGTCGGACGTGGCGGCGCAGCTGGAGCCGCTGCACGCGATCCTGGTGCCGGGCGGCTTCGGCGAGCGCGGATCGGAGGGCAAGATCGCCAGCGTCCGCTTCGCGCGGGAGCGGCGGGTGCCGTTCTTCGGCATCTGCCTGGGTATGCAGATGGCCTGCATCGAGGGCGCGCGCAACACCGCCGGCATCGCCGCCGCCTCCACCACCGAGTTCGGCCCCACCACCGAGCCCGTCGTCGGCCTCATCACCGAGTGGGAGTCGGAGCGCGGGCGCGAGCTGCGATCGGTCGAGGGCGATCTTGGCGGCACGATGCGGCTGGGCGCCTATCCGGCGAAGCTGGCCGGCAACAGCCAGGTGCGCGGCATCTACGGCGCGGAGACGATCAGCGAGCGGCACCGCCACCGCTTCGAGGTGAACGTCCACTATCGCGCGGCGCTGGAGGAAGGCGGGCTCGTCTTCTCCGGCATGTCGCCCGACGGCACCCTGCCGGAGATCGTCGAGCGGCCGGATCATCCCTGGTTCGTCGGCGTGCAGTTTCACCCGGAGCTGAAATCGAAGCCGTTCGATCCCCACCCGCTGTTCGCCAGCTTCATCGCGGCGGCGCTCAGGCAGAGCCGGCTGGTGTAGCGGGAAGGCGGCGTTCTTCGAGACGCCGCTTCGCCAGTCCGGGTGTTCAGCAGGCCAGATCGACGCTGAGCTTTTCGCATGTCCGCTGATCCTGAGGAAGGGCTGAGCGGAGGCGAAGACCCGTCTCGAAGGACCAGTCATGCCCTTCGAGATGCCATTTCGACACGCTCAATAGGTCCTCAGGATGAGCGGTTTGCCCAGAATACGTGTAAGAATCGGCTTGGTTCGCTCAATGTCCATACGCTCTGATCGACGTCGAGCGTTTCGCACGCTCCCGCCGGTGTCAGCGCGCGATGTCGGTCGGCGGAGGCGGAGCGTTGGCGATGGTGGGCGGACGAGCGTTGCCGAGGGCGACGGCGACCGGATCGTCGCTTGATCCGGCAGGGGCCGCGTGGCTCGCCGACGGAGCCTTGCCGCCGATGCCGGCCACGCTGTCGACGATCTCCGACGCCATGAAGCAGACGCCTGCGGCCCACATGAGCGCCACCCAGCGGTTGCGGAAGATCGCGCTCGTGCGGAACGGGAAGAGCATGCGGCCACCATAGGCCGCATGCGGTTAGCGGATCGTAAAGCTCAGACCGGGTCGGAGGGCGCGGCCGGGATCGGATCGGCCGGGGAAGGGATCGGCGGATCGACCGGCGCGTCGTTGGGCACTTCGGGCACGGGGGGCTGGCTGGCCATCGCATGATCTCCTGCTTGCGGGTGCCATGGGAAACGCAAGGGGACCGCCAAGGGTCCGGCGGTGTCCACCAAGGCCAGAAAAGCCGAACGCCCGGATCGCATTTTGCGACCCGGGCGCCCGCATGACGAAAGCTCGTCAACCCCCAATAGTCGGCTCGGCGCCCGCACGCTGCGTCCGTCCCCCCGAACGGTGCAGCGGGGCGCCGAGGCCTCCCCGAACCATGGCCTTGCGCCTGTGCTCGTGGCCATTCTGGTAGCTATGTTTCCGTTCCATGTCATGACGGATGTCGCGGGCTGCCGCCGAAATGGCGGGGCCTGTGCCTATTGCGCAACAGCCCTGCCGGTTGCCCCAAGGCACCCGCCAGCCTAGAGCGGCGCAACACCCAGAGGATCAACGAGCCGTTATGCGTCTTTCCCGCCACTTCCTGCCCGTGATGAAGGAGTCGCCGGCCGACGCGCAGATCGTCAGCCACAAGCTGATGCTGCGCGCGGGCATGATCCGCCAGACCGCCGCCGGCATCTACGCCTGGCTGCCGCTGGGGCATCGCGTGCTGCGCAGGATCGAGCAGATCGTGCGCGAGGAGCAGGACAAGGCGGGCGCGATCGAGCTGCTGATGCCGACGCTGCAATCGGCCGATCTCTGGCGCCAGTCCGGCCGCTACGACGCCTACGGGCCGGAGATGCTGCGCATCACCGACCGGCACGAGCGCGAGATGCTCTACGGGCCGACCAACGAGGAGATGATCACCGCCCTGTTCCGCGACGGCGCGCGCAGCTATCGCGACCTGCCGCGCACGCTCTACCACATCCAGTGGAAGTTCCGCGACGAGGTGCGGCCCCGCTTCGGCGTGATGCGCGGGCGCGAGTTCCTGATGAAGGACGCCTACTCGTTCGATCTGGACGAGGCGGGCGCGCGCCACAGCTACAACCGCATGTTCGTGGCCTATCTGCGCACCTATGCCCGGCTGGGCCTGCGCGCGATCCCGATGCAGGCCGATACCGGCCCGATCGGCGGCGACCTTTCCCACGAGTTCATCGTGCTGGCGCCGACCGGCGAGAGCGAGGTGTTCTATCACGCGAACTGGGAGCGGGACCGGCTGCTGCAGGTGGATGCCGACGACGCGGCGGCGCTGCAGACCTTCGTCTCCGGCCTCACCGCCGATTACGCCGCCACCGACGAGAAGCGCGATCCGGAGCGGGAGGCGGCGGCGGGCGAGGCGCTGAAACAGTCGCGCGGCATCGAGGTGGGACACATCTTCTACTTTGGCACCAAATATTCGGCCGCGATGGGCCTGAAGGTGCAGGGGCCGGAGGGGGCCGAGGTGATCCCGCAGATGGGCAGCTACGGCATCGGCGTATCGCGGCTGGTGGGCGCCATCATCGAGGCGAGCCACGACGATCGCGGCATCGTCTGGCCCGAGTCGGTCGCGCCGTACAAGGTGGGCCTCATCAACATGCG encodes:
- a CDS encoding Lrp/AsnC ligand binding domain-containing protein, with the protein product MTHPTKDPSLDDADLRILRIVQADGRITNQALAAAAGMSPASCFERVKRLRAAGVIERFAALLAPDRLGLSLLVFIEVLLDRTTDDVFAAFAAHVRSVPEVLECHMVAGGFDYLLKVRVSDMAAYRAFLGGILAAMPGVRETRTYAVLEEVKSTTHLPI
- a CDS encoding LysE family translocator → MDVTTWWIFACATALIAATPGPNMLHIMTRSVRFGFRASTVAMAGCLSAVLLCVTASSLGLGALLMTSRGLFEVLRYIGVAYLLWLAWKSWTAEDAAVDGAPTVAATRPLPPLVMYRTALFTGLSNPKLIVFAAAFFPQFIHADRPWGPQFAILVATFATIEVCCYLAYAAGGRRLAAYLSSVSRRRLFNRLTGGLFGLFGIGLFAYRA
- a CDS encoding peptidase S14, encoding MSDGMLQPADFRTPAILLSGTVDYDMYREFRRQFDAAAESGLVVIELTTLGGDPEVARMMGEDVRFHSDLAPERRIVFLGKAAIYSAGTTFMSFFARGNRYLTRGTRLMIHERKLKKDLHVEGPLTSCIAGVTALLHEIESSIAIQNEGFASLILGSRVTMEEVLRKAPYNWYIEADEAVSLGLVEAVL
- a CDS encoding serine hydrolase, with protein sequence MTINTGRAGAALIGMALALAGCVSPSAPAPAPPPPVRVVQPQRVPPGATPRPPAMLLSEIERLGRGFDGVVGIAVRDVQAGWSVSWNGTGRFPQQSVSKLWVALTLLDAADHGVLRLDDPITVRRTDLTLFHQPVRAMMGPDGFTTSIRNLLTIAMTQSDNTANDVLLKRVGGPGAVRAFFTRAALPGIAFGPGETLLQSRIAGMEWKPEYAGGQGWLVARAALSLETRRAAMERYLADPMDGAQPEAIAAALARLRKGDLLSPSSTQTLLSIMASSKTGPQRLKGGLTEDWAFAHKTGTGQELGSLATGYNDVGLLTAPDGRTFAVAVMIASTRQPIPVRMRMMQGVTRAVIAFAGARSE
- a CDS encoding anthranilate synthase component I family protein encodes the protein MTHRADEAAADDDRAAAAALREGRPALVWRRQIADVDTPVGAALRLIEPGRGDFLLESVEGGTARGRYTLLGLAPDLVFRAEGAAAAINRRWLTDRDAFEPCGQDALAAMRALVRACRMDVPAGLPPTLACLVGYFAYETVGLVEALPRPAPNPLDLPDMLFVRPTLILVFDRLADALFLIAPLWSADDADAAVAGALERIEAAAARLAAPLPARSRGGAALAPPEPRPALPPGRYREMVLAAKDYIAAGDIFQVVLAQRFSTPFPLPPFDLYRALRRINPSPFLYYLDLPGFALIGSSPEILVRARDGEVTIRPIAGTRPRGRTAAEDNAHRDALLADPKEQAEHLMLLDLGRNDVGRVAAAGTVTVTDSYTVEKYSHVMHIVSNVVGRLAPDKDALDALFAGFPAGTVSGAPKVRACEIVAELEPETRGPYAGGVGYFSPDGSMDSCIVLRTAVVKDGVMHVQAGAGIVADSDPEAEQRECEAKSGALLAAAREAVAQAGETGFGQ
- a CDS encoding SurA N-terminal domain-containing protein, producing the protein MITFFRKALSSWLVLGLLGLVMIAFIVTGVAGPGGRGAAPSGGGESIAKVGSERIGAGDIRRRAQNGLAQARQQDQSLDMTRFVNEGGLDQTIGQYVAARAMEIWARAQGLAVSPKLVDGEIASIGAFNGPTGKFDANIMRQVLNQQRMTEAMLRTELAGDAIRKQLLIPVAGAAKVPLGIVTPYASLLLEARAGSIGVVPSEALPAGPPPTEAEVAAFYAKNSGRYAIPERRAIRYAIFGRDEGVAPTEAEVAAFYKANASVYGAREARTLQQIILPDQTAANAFVAKVRGGTSFTDAAKAAGFTAADTALGEIARDKLAAQASPAVAAAAFAAPAGQVTQPVKAALGFYVIKVDAVKPVAARPLEAVRGEIAASLTKQKADERLAARVAAMEDAISGGASFDDVVKAQKLTAVTTPPVLANGLAPGVADWRTPPELPLLVGQVTDATADDDPIVATIGKGERYALVKVAQVVPAAPAPLAQVRPQIVDGLTKAHAAVRAKAVAEAIIAKVKAGTPMAQAFAAAGVKLPAPQPARARQADLAQADRQVPPPLALMFSMRQGDTKLLAAPQAAGWFVVHLDTVTPGDARTQPSLIDATRNQFNRVTGEEYIEQFANAAAKEVGVTRDDKAIARLRAELLGGGTAEQ